A window from Candidatus Arthromitus sp. SFB-rat-Yit encodes these proteins:
- a CDS encoding metallophosphoesterase family protein — protein MNLLKIGIISNIHSNLYSLMEIYNLLEKECVEIILCLGDIVGYGPHPNEVVNFIRRKHIVPIKGIYDSAVINNDFSHINENTINNFSVDFTRTELTKNNLYYLSNLPLELSMNFGELNIKFVHKNPYINNQDIQEDILVCGYEHIPDNIKLSKEKCIIMPGSCGKPVPSIGGVSCGVLEVSNNFYNYNILKCEHFFSKINKDMKMMNFPEILINSYEIYA, from the coding sequence GTGAATTTATTGAAAATAGGCATTATTAGTAATATTCATTCAAATTTGTATTCTTTAATGGAAATTTACAATTTATTAGAAAAGGAATGCGTGGAAATTATTTTGTGTTTGGGAGATATTGTTGGATATGGACCTCACCCTAATGAGGTAGTAAATTTTATTAGAAGAAAGCATATAGTACCTATTAAAGGTATCTACGACTCAGCTGTTATTAACAATGATTTTTCACATATAAATGAAAATACTATAAATAATTTTTCTGTGGATTTTACTAGAACTGAACTAACAAAAAATAATTTATACTATTTATCAAACCTTCCTTTAGAATTAAGCATGAATTTTGGAGAGTTAAATATAAAATTTGTACATAAAAATCCTTATATAAATAACCAAGATATTCAAGAAGATATTTTGGTTTGTGGGTATGAACATATACCGGATAATATTAAACTTAGTAAAGAGAAATGTATTATAATGCCTGGAAGTTGTGGAAAACCAGTACCCAGTATAGGTGGAGTTTCTTGTGGGGTTTTGGAAGTTTCGAATAATTTTTACAATTATAATATTTTGAAGTGTGAACATTTTTTTTCTAAGATTAATAAAGATATGAAGATGATGAATTTTCCAGAAATACTTATAAATTCATATGAAATATATGCCTAG
- a CDS encoding ribose-phosphate pyrophosphokinase, translating to MIEQINNIKIIAGNSNHELSKNIATCLNTSLVKSKVINFSDGEINVDISETIRGEDVFVVQSVCATEDMTVNDSLMELLIIIDALKRASAGRITAVIPYYGYARQDRKAKSRDPITAKLVADIITVAGAHRVLTMDLHAPQIQGYFNIPVDHLLGLPVLTKYYDKKEFGGELVIVSPDVGSVKRARGFAEKLSGDIPMAIIDKRRPAQNISEVLTVIGEVKNKIAILVDDMIDTAGTIVNAANKLMELGTKEVYACCTHGVFSGDAIERINNSDIKELVFLNTISQSSLCEQNVKFKMLSVAPIFAEAIRRIHDCRSLSPLFGKF from the coding sequence ATGATAGAGCAGATAAATAACATAAAAATAATTGCGGGAAATTCGAATCATGAATTATCAAAAAATATAGCAACGTGTTTAAATACATCTCTTGTAAAATCTAAAGTTATAAATTTTAGTGATGGAGAAATTAATGTAGATATAAGCGAGACAATTAGAGGAGAAGATGTGTTTGTTGTTCAATCTGTTTGTGCAACAGAAGATATGACGGTAAATGACAGTTTAATGGAACTTTTAATAATAATAGATGCGTTAAAGAGAGCATCTGCAGGAAGGATTACGGCAGTTATACCTTATTATGGGTATGCTCGTCAAGATAGAAAAGCTAAATCGAGAGACCCAATAACAGCTAAATTGGTAGCAGATATTATAACTGTAGCTGGGGCACATAGAGTTCTTACGATGGATTTACATGCACCTCAAATACAGGGATATTTCAATATACCGGTTGATCATTTATTAGGATTACCAGTACTTACGAAGTACTATGATAAAAAAGAATTTGGTGGAGAATTAGTTATAGTTTCTCCGGATGTTGGTAGTGTTAAGAGGGCTCGTGGATTTGCTGAAAAGTTAAGTGGAGATATACCGATGGCTATTATAGATAAAAGAAGACCTGCTCAAAATATTTCGGAAGTTTTAACTGTAATTGGAGAAGTTAAAAATAAGATAGCTATATTAGTTGATGATATGATAGATACGGCTGGAACTATTGTTAACGCAGCAAATAAGTTAATGGAACTTGGAACAAAAGAAGTTTATGCATGTTGTACGCATGGGGTGTTTTCAGGTGATGCGATAGAGAGGATAAATAATTCAGATATAAAAGAACTAGTGTTTTTAAATACTATTTCACAATCTTCTTTGTGTGAACAAAATGTTAAATTTAAAATGTTATCAGTTGCTCCAATATTTGCAGAAGCTATAAGAAGAATACATGATTGTAGAAGTTTAAGTCCTTTGTTTGGTAAATTTTAA
- the glmU gene encoding bifunctional UDP-N-acetylglucosamine diphosphorylase/glucosamine-1-phosphate N-acetyltransferase GlmU, which translates to MNICAIILAAGKGSRMKSRRHKGTHKICGKEMINIIIGKLELCGIEDINVVVGEYRESLINSITNKNVSYSMQENQIGTADAVLCAEEFWGNKLGNILVIACDMPLIKEENIKKLIEKHVSEGNSSTIITSKVSNPLRYGRIIRKGNKIKCIKEARDCSELELMINEVNSSIYCFKIDDLKSGIRKINKDNNQREFYLTDIIEILSNEGKKVGSISIDENELVGVDTRKQLSIANNILRLQINDKHMEEGVTIIDSNSTYIDIDVKIEGDVIIHPNVYLTGKTLIKEGSEIYPNTKIFNSYIGENCVIDASIILDSKIGNNTNIGPFAYIRPGSFIGNKVRVGDFVEIKNSVIGNSTKISHLSYVGDSEVGERCNLGCSTITVNYNGKDKNKTIIGDDCFIGCNSNLIAPVVIEKNSYVAAGTTVTEKVKSNSLAIGRCKQINKDNWVTNKLK; encoded by the coding sequence ATGAATATTTGTGCTATAATTCTTGCGGCAGGTAAAGGAAGCAGAATGAAGTCTAGGCGTCATAAAGGTACTCATAAAATTTGCGGTAAAGAGATGATAAACATAATAATAGGTAAATTAGAGTTGTGTGGAATAGAAGATATTAACGTAGTTGTTGGGGAATATAGGGAGAGTTTAATCAATTCCATAACCAATAAAAATGTATCTTATTCTATGCAAGAAAATCAAATAGGGACTGCTGATGCTGTATTGTGTGCTGAAGAATTTTGGGGAAACAAATTAGGTAATATTTTAGTTATTGCCTGCGATATGCCACTTATAAAAGAAGAAAACATCAAAAAACTTATAGAAAAGCATGTAAGCGAAGGTAATTCATCTACAATTATTACATCTAAAGTAAGTAATCCGTTAAGATATGGAAGAATAATTAGAAAAGGAAATAAGATTAAATGCATTAAAGAAGCTAGGGATTGTTCAGAATTAGAACTTATGATAAATGAAGTTAATTCAAGCATATATTGTTTTAAAATAGATGACTTAAAAAGTGGTATACGAAAAATTAATAAAGATAATAATCAAAGGGAGTTTTATTTAACCGATATAATTGAAATATTAAGCAATGAAGGTAAAAAAGTAGGAAGTATTAGCATAGATGAAAATGAGCTTGTGGGTGTTGATACAAGAAAACAACTCTCAATTGCCAATAATATTTTAAGATTACAGATAAATGATAAACATATGGAAGAAGGAGTTACAATTATAGATAGTAATTCTACTTACATAGATATTGATGTTAAAATAGAGGGCGATGTAATTATACATCCAAATGTGTATCTTACTGGAAAGACTTTGATAAAAGAAGGTAGTGAAATATATCCAAATACAAAAATATTCAATAGTTATATTGGTGAAAATTGTGTAATAGATGCCTCTATAATTTTAGATTCCAAGATAGGAAATAATACTAATATAGGACCTTTTGCTTATATTAGACCTGGGTCTTTTATAGGTAATAAAGTTAGAGTTGGAGATTTTGTAGAAATTAAAAATTCTGTAATTGGAAACAGTACAAAGATTTCACATTTATCATATGTTGGAGATTCTGAAGTTGGAGAAAGATGTAATTTAGGATGCTCTACTATAACTGTAAATTATAATGGTAAGGATAAAAATAAAACTATTATAGGTGATGATTGTTTTATTGGTTGTAATTCAAATTTGATTGCACCTGTAGTTATTGAAAAAAATTCTTACGTAGCTGCTGGAACTACTGTTACTGAGAAAGTTAAATCAAATAGTTTAGCTATTGGTAGGTGTAAACAGATTAATAAGGATAATTGGGTAACGAATAAATTAAAGTAA
- a CDS encoding S1C family serine protease yields the protein MFNRENLCKDKVHIIFKQKRMLNINRMLIVILINAIISFFILITGSIFIYNTLLSKVHEDLRYNYSMSEYNYNIVSVINKVNKSIVSVSAYVKNDKDLVQNNLTGVIYSEDGYILTNFSAIKDAYKIYVKFPTALGLIKEAKVVGYNAEYDICLLKINGNDYIKGNIKEDLSEVSYGLNVISIGNSLGKVNSYSIYPGIVSGINLYKDNSDKEVKFIKSNFHINYLNTGGPICNTNGEIIGISSCLLNEKFKLSDYESTYISSGNVIEIIQDIIEGAT from the coding sequence GTGTTTAATAGAGAAAATTTATGTAAAGATAAGGTGCACATAATATTTAAGCAAAAAAGAATGCTGAATATTAATAGGATGTTGATTGTTATTTTAATAAATGCAATAATTTCCTTTTTTATTTTAATTACAGGAAGTATTTTTATATATAATACACTTTTATCAAAGGTGCATGAAGATCTACGATACAATTACTCTATGAGTGAGTATAATTACAATATAGTAAGCGTTATAAATAAGGTCAACAAATCTATAGTTAGCGTAAGTGCTTATGTGAAGAATGATAAAGATTTAGTTCAGAATAATTTAACGGGAGTTATATATTCTGAAGATGGGTACATATTAACAAACTTTAGTGCTATTAAGGATGCTTATAAAATATATGTTAAATTTCCGACAGCTCTTGGACTTATAAAAGAAGCAAAGGTTGTTGGTTATAATGCGGAGTATGACATATGTTTATTAAAAATAAATGGTAATGATTATATTAAGGGAAATATTAAGGAGGATTTATCGGAAGTATCATACGGTTTAAATGTTATTTCTATAGGTAATTCCTTAGGAAAAGTTAATTCGTATTCTATTTATCCTGGAATTGTTAGTGGGATAAATTTATATAAAGATAATTCGGATAAAGAGGTTAAGTTTATAAAAAGTAATTTTCATATTAATTATTTGAATACAGGTGGACCTATATGCAATACAAATGGAGAAATAATTGGTATAAGTAGCTGCTTATTAAATGAAAAATTTAAATTATCTGATTATGAATCAACCTATATTTCATCAGGGAATGTTATAGAAATTATTCAAGATATTATAGAGGGTGCAACTTAA
- a CDS encoding sensor histidine kinase — MSKHSIINKILFYFLSVTTIVFMLFSFLVYSFYKSSLINSAMDNLEVQSNIISDLAFEYINNSTAENSKYLWDYVEKLNKYSGVDLIISDTIGYVYLVSNSAHKNLLGKQINIDEKDVVTKTNAYDQDIQKKVYKFIKPLYNSNIYKGSITLMLDDGYISSKLHDIKITMIVLYVFLISIIGIIYYLLSRKILVKPIEIINNTAKRFASGDLCKRVSINSNDEIGELSNSFNYMAESLDKIDSNRREFLSNVSHELRTPLTTIIGFLSGILDGIISPENHIEKLTIVYDEVKRLSRLVNDLLDLNAIESGKFTLRPRIIELNSLIKYTVKNFEQEIEQNDIIMEVFFEQSSINVVADEDRLVQVLNNLIANAIKYCDHKKRINISTKIKNNKAMVNIFNTAKLLSEDEFNNIWIRFYKNDKSRTVRGSSGLGLSIVRNIISQFREDIWVENRVKEQGVSFIFTLQLSNLSN; from the coding sequence ATGTCAAAACATAGTATTATTAATAAAATATTATTTTATTTTTTGTCAGTTACAACTATTGTTTTTATGTTATTTTCATTTTTGGTTTATTCGTTTTATAAATCATCTTTAATTAATTCGGCTATGGATAATCTAGAGGTTCAGTCAAATATAATATCCGATTTAGCTTTTGAGTATATAAATAATTCAACCGCTGAAAATAGTAAATATTTGTGGGATTATGTTGAAAAACTTAATAAATATTCAGGGGTTGATTTGATTATATCAGATACTATAGGATATGTTTATTTAGTTTCTAATTCGGCTCATAAAAATTTACTTGGTAAACAAATAAATATCGATGAAAAAGATGTGGTAACTAAGACGAATGCATATGACCAGGATATTCAAAAAAAAGTTTATAAATTTATTAAACCTTTGTATAATTCAAATATTTACAAAGGTTCTATTACTTTGATGTTGGACGATGGATATATATCTTCTAAGTTGCATGATATAAAGATCACTATGATTGTTCTGTATGTTTTTTTAATAAGTATTATTGGCATTATTTATTATTTATTATCGAGAAAAATATTGGTTAAACCTATAGAAATTATAAATAATACAGCTAAAAGATTTGCGTCAGGAGATCTGTGCAAGCGAGTATCTATAAATTCTAATGATGAAATTGGGGAACTATCAAATTCCTTTAATTATATGGCGGAATCGTTAGATAAGATTGATTCAAATAGAAGAGAATTTTTGTCTAATGTATCTCATGAATTAAGAACCCCTCTTACAACTATTATAGGATTTTTAAGTGGTATTTTAGATGGTATAATATCTCCTGAAAATCATATTGAAAAATTAACTATTGTATATGATGAAGTTAAAAGATTATCTAGACTTGTAAATGATTTATTAGATTTAAATGCTATAGAGTCTGGTAAATTTACATTAAGACCTAGAATAATAGAGTTAAATTCTCTTATAAAGTATACGGTTAAGAATTTTGAGCAAGAAATAGAACAAAATGATATAATCATGGAGGTATTTTTTGAGCAAAGTTCTATAAATGTTGTTGCTGATGAAGACAGACTTGTTCAGGTTTTGAATAATTTAATTGCTAATGCCATTAAATATTGTGATCATAAAAAACGAATAAATATTTCTACAAAAATAAAGAATAATAAGGCTATGGTTAATATTTTTAATACAGCTAAGCTTTTGAGTGAAGATGAATTTAATAATATTTGGATAAGATTTTATAAAAATGATAAGTCTAGAACTGTAAGAGGAAGTAGTGGACTTGGATTATCTATAGTAAGAAATATAATATCTCAGTTTAGAGAAGATATATGGGTTGAAAATAGGGTTAAGGAGCAAGGAGTTAGTTTTATTTTTACACTTCAGTTATCGAATTTATCGAATTAA
- a CDS encoding response regulator transcription factor, which yields MDGNAVKVLIVDDDVNILEVLKMYLGNSGYDIRSCSDGREVQEIFPDYKPNLVILDIMMPILDGTEVLKWIRRDSSVPIIMLTAKGELFDKCLALELGADDYMVKPFEPKELLARIKAVMRRFNTDNYIRESLLFTDLIIDINSYTVIFKGNDIKMPPKEFELLHYLASNRNKVFTRENLLCEVWGYDYPGDSRTVDVHIKRLREKLNGGMNWQIETVWGVGYKFEVK from the coding sequence ATGGACGGAAATGCAGTTAAGGTTCTAATAGTAGATGATGATGTTAACATATTAGAAGTTTTAAAAATGTATTTAGGTAACTCTGGTTATGATATAAGGTCTTGCAGTGATGGTAGAGAAGTCCAAGAAATTTTTCCAGATTATAAACCTAATTTAGTAATACTTGATATTATGATGCCTATTTTAGATGGCACCGAGGTTTTAAAATGGATTAGAAGAGATTCGAGTGTTCCTATAATAATGCTTACAGCTAAAGGTGAGTTATTTGATAAATGTTTAGCTCTAGAACTTGGAGCGGATGATTATATGGTTAAACCATTTGAACCAAAAGAGTTGTTAGCTAGAATAAAGGCTGTGATGCGAAGATTTAATACAGATAATTATATAAGAGAGAGTCTTTTATTTACAGATTTGATTATAGATATAAATTCGTATACAGTTATTTTTAAGGGTAATGATATAAAAATGCCACCTAAGGAATTTGAATTATTACATTATTTGGCTTCAAACAGAAATAAGGTTTTCACTAGAGAAAATTTACTTTGTGAGGTTTGGGGATATGATTATCCAGGGGATTCTAGGACAGTTGATGTACATATAAAAAGGCTTAGAGAAAAGTTGAATGGTGGAATGAATTGGCAAATAGAAACAGTTTGGGGTGTAGGATATAAATTTGAGGTGAAATAA
- the murC gene encoding UDP-N-acetylmuramate--L-alanine ligase, translating into MFLDRIIKNNQYIHLIGIGGVSMSGIASILLDRGFKVSGSDICKNPLIINLENKGCKIKIEHNSKNIDNNIGIVVHTAAVGYENNEIKEAIKRKIPVINRSEFLGELTKKYNKCITISGTHGKTTTTSIFSYVMMYNNLDPTILIGGELDLIGGNFKIGKSDYLLMEACEYKKSFLNFSTDIGVILNIDKDHLDCYEDLDDIKDAFCEYAKNIPYDGWLIYCASDKLIGDILDEAKCKKVSYGIGCGDVNAINISKTRDSICFDVLYKEKIYDGFRINVIGNHNLLNALSAITFSLILDFDLINVKKALLDFSLPKRRFEMKGERDGIKIIEDYAHHPTEIKALIDMTKSLTNGKIYCFFQPHTYSRTLTLLDEFSKSFDGVEEVILFDIYAAREKNIWNITFKDLKDKIISTGQKCHYAKSFDDAVDYMKCKGERGDIFLVVGAGNICELSDKFVNV; encoded by the coding sequence ATGTTTTTAGATAGAATCATTAAAAATAACCAATATATACATTTGATTGGAATTGGTGGAGTTAGTATGAGTGGAATAGCATCAATTTTATTAGATAGAGGATTTAAAGTTTCAGGAAGTGATATTTGCAAAAATCCATTAATAATTAATCTGGAAAACAAGGGATGTAAGATAAAAATAGAACATAATTCTAAAAATATTGATAACAACATAGGTATTGTTGTTCATACTGCGGCTGTTGGTTATGAAAATAATGAAATTAAAGAAGCGATTAAAAGAAAAATACCTGTAATTAATAGATCGGAATTTTTAGGGGAATTAACAAAGAAATATAATAAATGCATAACTATATCCGGAACTCATGGTAAAACAACAACTACATCTATATTTAGTTATGTTATGATGTACAATAATTTGGATCCTACTATATTAATAGGTGGAGAATTAGATTTAATAGGTGGAAATTTTAAGATTGGTAAAAGCGATTATTTACTTATGGAAGCTTGTGAATATAAGAAATCATTTTTAAATTTTTCAACAGATATAGGTGTTATACTTAATATAGATAAGGATCATTTAGATTGTTATGAGGATTTAGATGATATAAAAGATGCTTTTTGTGAATATGCGAAGAATATTCCTTATGATGGATGGCTTATATATTGCGCTTCTGATAAATTGATAGGAGATATATTAGATGAAGCAAAGTGTAAAAAAGTATCCTATGGTATAGGGTGTGGAGATGTAAATGCGATTAATATATCAAAAACTAGAGATAGTATATGTTTTGATGTCTTATATAAAGAGAAAATTTATGATGGCTTTAGGATAAATGTTATAGGAAATCATAACCTTCTTAATGCGCTTTCTGCCATTACATTTTCACTAATATTAGACTTTGATTTGATTAATGTGAAAAAAGCTCTTTTAGATTTTTCTCTTCCTAAGAGGAGATTTGAGATGAAGGGCGAAAGAGATGGAATAAAAATTATTGAAGATTATGCACACCACCCAACTGAGATAAAGGCACTTATAGATATGACTAAATCATTAACTAATGGTAAGATATATTGTTTTTTTCAGCCTCACACCTATAGTAGAACTTTAACTTTACTCGATGAATTCTCGAAAAGTTTTGATGGGGTGGAAGAAGTAATATTGTTTGATATATATGCAGCAAGAGAGAAAAATATATGGAACATTACATTTAAGGATTTAAAAGATAAAATAATTTCTACTGGACAGAAGTGCCATTATGCTAAAAGTTTCGATGATGCAGTTGATTATATGAAATGTAAGGGAGAAAGAGGAGATATATTTTTAGTAGTTGGTGCGGGGAATATTTGTGAATTAAGTGATAAATTTGTGAATGTGTAG
- the asnS gene encoding asparagine--tRNA ligase: MKINVSELYKNYEKYNGKNVTIYGWLRSIRSNNNIGFLELNDGSSFKNVQIVVENNLENYEKICSYIISSTLKIEGVVILTPENKQPFEIKATYVFLEGNSNQDYPLQKKRHSFEYLRSIGHLRPRTYTFLSVFRIRSVASYAIHSFFRENGYEYINSPIITASDCEGAGEMFKVTTLDFKNIPKNEVGDVEYSKDFFGKMSNLTVSGQLEGEIMALALGKVYTFGPTFRAENSNTSRHAAEFWMIEPEAAFVNMFEAMDLAENMLKYTIKYVLEKCKDEIEFLDKFVERGLISKLTALIDSEFNRVTYNDAIDILLKSGKKFEYKVEWGIDLQSEHERYLTEEHFNKPIFLYNYPKNIKAFYMRLNDDDKTVASFDCLVPGIGEIIGGSQREERYDILKNRIQEFNLNEEDYWWYMDLRKYGETVHSGFGLGLERLIMYLTGMSNIRDVIPFPRTPQNAEF, encoded by the coding sequence TTGAAAATTAATGTAAGTGAATTATATAAAAATTATGAGAAATATAATGGTAAAAATGTTACAATTTATGGATGGCTTAGAAGTATAAGAAGTAATAATAATATTGGTTTTTTGGAATTGAATGATGGGAGTTCTTTTAAGAATGTGCAGATTGTCGTAGAAAATAATTTGGAAAATTATGAAAAAATATGCTCGTATATAATTTCATCAACTCTTAAAATTGAAGGGGTAGTTATATTAACACCAGAAAACAAACAACCTTTTGAAATAAAAGCTACATATGTATTTTTAGAAGGAAATTCAAATCAAGATTATCCTCTTCAGAAAAAAAGGCATAGTTTTGAATATTTAAGAAGTATAGGACATTTAAGACCGAGGACGTATACATTTTTATCTGTATTTAGAATAAGGAGTGTTGCATCTTATGCAATACATTCATTTTTTAGAGAAAATGGATATGAATATATAAATTCTCCAATTATAACAGCAAGTGATTGTGAAGGTGCTGGAGAAATGTTTAAAGTAACAACGCTTGATTTTAAAAATATACCTAAAAATGAAGTTGGAGATGTAGAGTATTCTAAAGATTTTTTTGGAAAAATGTCTAATCTAACAGTTAGTGGACAGTTAGAGGGAGAGATTATGGCTCTTGCTTTAGGTAAAGTATATACTTTTGGGCCAACTTTTAGAGCTGAGAACTCAAATACATCAAGACATGCTGCAGAGTTTTGGATGATTGAACCTGAAGCTGCATTTGTTAATATGTTTGAAGCTATGGATTTAGCTGAAAATATGTTGAAATATACAATTAAATATGTTCTTGAAAAATGTAAAGATGAAATTGAGTTTTTAGATAAGTTTGTAGAGAGGGGATTGATAAGTAAGTTAACTGCTCTTATTGATTCTGAATTTAATAGAGTTACTTATAATGATGCAATAGATATATTATTGAAAAGCGGTAAGAAATTTGAATATAAAGTTGAATGGGGAATTGATCTTCAATCAGAACATGAGAGATATTTGACAGAAGAGCACTTCAACAAACCTATATTCCTATATAATTACCCTAAAAATATAAAGGCTTTTTATATGAGATTAAATGATGATGATAAAACTGTAGCTTCTTTTGATTGTTTAGTACCTGGAATTGGTGAAATAATTGGAGGTAGTCAAAGAGAAGAAAGATATGATATTTTAAAAAATAGGATACAGGAATTTAATCTTAATGAAGAAGATTATTGGTGGTATATGGATTTAAGGAAATATGGAGAAACTGTGCATTCTGGATTTGGTCTTGGACTTGAGAGGCTTATTATGTATTTAACTGGAATGAGCAATATAAGAGATGTTATACCATTTCCAAGAACACCCCAGAATGCAGAATTTTAA
- a CDS encoding leucyl aminopeptidase: protein MEFKLISKLDKKYQVEIIPCFEDCEIFKYGDVLNKLKKQKLFEGKKGTHYLFNKNDADEIFQIVFMGLGKKSELTYEYFYKSVVSVFEEMKTNLVGDVLFYPIECTNFDDRNMLKAIILACNACCYKFDKYITKKSENSKFNIYIYANKNEDLDELLNIKDAINLTRDLVNEPSNFLTPEEFGNRCIEQVKDLNIDIDVYDENWIKQNSLKALYEVGKASVNKPRFIVMKYFGGNEKDKVISFVGKGLTYDSGGYSIKSSDGMVTMKCDMAGAASVLSLMTLVAKQNLRVNIFGVIPTCENMINGNGFKPGDVIGSLSGKTIEVISTDAEGRLALADGVYYAAKNLNSDLIIDIATLTGACGIALGTKYAAVIDNDENIFDELNNASKNTVDSIWRLPADKEYLSLLKSDVADYKNIGGRYGGTITAGLFVGEFVLNKPWAHIDIAYVAWNDFSTKILPKKGATGAIVELLYNFCKNNENA, encoded by the coding sequence ATGGAATTTAAACTAATTAGTAAGTTGGATAAAAAATATCAGGTAGAAATTATACCTTGTTTTGAAGATTGTGAAATATTTAAATATGGGGATGTATTAAATAAATTAAAAAAACAAAAATTGTTTGAAGGTAAAAAAGGAACTCACTACTTATTCAATAAGAACGATGCAGATGAAATTTTTCAGATTGTATTTATGGGATTAGGTAAAAAAAGTGAATTAACATATGAATATTTTTATAAATCAGTAGTTTCGGTTTTTGAAGAAATGAAAACAAACTTAGTAGGGGATGTTTTATTTTATCCTATTGAATGTACTAATTTTGACGATAGGAATATGCTAAAGGCTATTATTTTAGCTTGTAATGCATGTTGTTATAAATTTGATAAATATATAACAAAAAAATCAGAGAATTCAAAATTTAATATCTACATTTATGCAAATAAAAATGAAGATTTAGATGAATTATTAAATATAAAGGATGCGATAAATTTAACCAGAGATTTAGTAAATGAGCCATCGAATTTTTTAACACCAGAAGAATTTGGAAATAGGTGTATTGAACAAGTTAAAGATTTAAATATAGATATCGATGTATATGATGAAAATTGGATAAAACAAAATAGTTTAAAAGCATTGTATGAGGTTGGTAAGGCATCTGTTAATAAACCAAGATTTATTGTTATGAAATACTTTGGAGGAAATGAAAAGGACAAGGTTATATCATTTGTTGGTAAAGGCTTGACATATGATTCTGGTGGATATTCTATAAAAAGTTCTGACGGAATGGTAACTATGAAATGTGATATGGCAGGTGCAGCAAGCGTTTTATCTTTAATGACTTTAGTAGCAAAACAAAATTTGAGAGTAAATATTTTTGGTGTAATACCTACATGTGAAAATATGATAAATGGAAATGGATTTAAACCAGGGGATGTAATAGGGTCGCTTTCAGGGAAAACTATTGAGGTTATATCTACAGATGCAGAAGGAAGATTAGCTCTTGCGGATGGAGTTTATTATGCAGCTAAAAATTTAAATTCTGATTTAATAATAGATATTGCAACATTAACAGGAGCATGCGGAATAGCACTTGGAACTAAATACGCAGCTGTTATAGATAACGATGAGAATATATTTGATGAATTAAATAATGCAAGTAAAAACACTGTAGATAGCATATGGAGATTACCTGCAGATAAAGAATATTTATCACTGCTTAAGTCAGATGTTGCTGATTATAAAAATATTGGTGGAAGATATGGGGGAACTATAACAGCTGGATTATTTGTTGGAGAATTTGTATTAAATAAACCATGGGCACATATAGATATAGCTTATGTTGCGTGGAATGATTTTTCTACAAAAATATTACCTAAAAAAGGTGCAACAGGAGCAATTGTTGAGTTGTTATATAATTTTTGTAAAAATAACGAAAATGCTTAA
- the spoVG gene encoding septation regulator SpoVG yields the protein MQVTDVKIRKITNEGKMKAIVSITLDNEFVVHDIKVIEGENGLFIAMPSRKTPSGEFKDIAHPISTDVRQKFQTEILKNYNIALSEQSQI from the coding sequence ATGCAAGTTACAGATGTTAAAATCAGAAAAATCACTAATGAAGGGAAAATGAAAGCTATAGTTTCAATAACTTTAGATAATGAATTTGTTGTTCATGATATAAAAGTTATTGAAGGAGAAAACGGTTTATTTATAGCTATGCCTAGTAGAAAAACTCCTAGCGGAGAATTTAAAGATATAGCTCATCCTATCTCAACAGATGTAAGACAAAAATTTCAAACTGAGATATTAAAAAATTACAATATTGCACTAAGTGAACAATCTCAAATATAG